Proteins from one Desertifilum tharense IPPAS B-1220 genomic window:
- a CDS encoding diflavin flavoprotein, protein MLEIKKPRDVQILPVSSEITIVRSRTWDRLKFEVEYSLAKGTTANSYLVTGEKVALIDPPGESFTESYLKRLQEHLDLSRIDYVILGHFNPNRAATLKALRQQAPQVTFVCSKAATLAMQKVWENEEFKVKTLVRGENSLDLGNGRVLQFIPTPTPRWPDGICTYDPQSQILFTDKFFGAHICGDQVFDEGWSTLSEDRRFYFDSLHASQARQVITALDRMADLPVRFYAPAHGPLVRYGLSELTHLYRHWCQQQKDQDLTVAMLYASAYGNTATLTDAIAKGLTRAGVNVELMDCESVETTEIQEAAQKCQGIIFGTPTLGGHAPTQIQTALGLILSNADKNKLMGVYGSYGWSGEAIDFVESKLKDAGYRLGFDPIRVKFKPTDVTLQECEEAGIDFAQTLKKMYRLRAPAPSTSTIESDRTAQAVGRVVGSLCVVSARRGDVHSAMLASWVSQATFSPPGLTIAVAKDRAIESLMHKGDRFVLNILPEGMLMWKQFVKNYAPGEDRFTGMQTTEAKNGCQILTESLAYLECAVQDRMECGDHWLVYAAVEDGKVINEGVTAVHKRKSGSHY, encoded by the coding sequence ATGTTAGAAATTAAAAAACCCCGCGATGTGCAAATTCTGCCAGTTAGTAGCGAGATTACCATTGTGCGATCGCGCACTTGGGATCGGCTGAAGTTTGAGGTGGAATATTCCCTAGCCAAGGGAACGACGGCGAACTCTTATTTAGTTACAGGTGAGAAGGTCGCGTTAATCGATCCGCCGGGAGAATCGTTTACAGAGAGTTATCTTAAACGCCTGCAAGAACATCTCGATCTGAGTCGGATTGATTATGTGATTTTGGGTCATTTTAATCCCAATCGGGCGGCAACTCTCAAGGCATTGCGACAACAAGCGCCTCAAGTTACTTTTGTATGTTCCAAAGCGGCAACTTTGGCGATGCAAAAGGTTTGGGAAAATGAAGAATTTAAGGTGAAAACGCTGGTTCGGGGCGAGAATAGTTTGGATTTGGGGAACGGGCGAGTTTTGCAATTTATCCCAACTCCTACCCCCCGTTGGCCCGATGGAATTTGCACTTACGATCCGCAGTCCCAAATCCTATTTACCGATAAGTTTTTTGGGGCGCATATTTGCGGCGATCAGGTGTTTGATGAAGGGTGGTCTACCCTGAGTGAAGATCGGCGTTTCTATTTTGATAGTTTACACGCCTCCCAAGCGCGACAGGTGATTACCGCTTTAGACCGGATGGCGGATTTACCCGTGCGTTTCTATGCACCCGCGCATGGCCCGTTAGTCCGTTATGGCTTATCGGAGTTAACCCATTTATACCGCCACTGGTGCCAGCAGCAGAAAGACCAAGATTTGACGGTGGCGATGTTGTATGCGTCGGCTTATGGGAATACAGCTACTTTAACGGATGCGATCGCCAAAGGTTTAACTCGCGCGGGCGTCAATGTCGAATTAATGGATTGCGAATCGGTTGAAACCACCGAAATTCAAGAAGCGGCGCAAAAATGCCAGGGGATTATCTTTGGAACGCCAACCCTAGGGGGTCATGCACCCACCCAGATTCAAACGGCTTTGGGGCTAATTTTATCGAATGCCGATAAGAATAAGCTGATGGGGGTGTATGGTTCCTATGGCTGGAGTGGGGAAGCGATTGATTTTGTGGAAAGCAAGCTGAAGGATGCGGGATATCGTCTGGGGTTTGACCCCATCCGCGTTAAGTTTAAGCCCACGGATGTGACCTTACAGGAATGCGAGGAAGCGGGGATCGATTTTGCCCAAACGCTGAAAAAGATGTACCGCCTGCGTGCGCCAGCCCCTTCTACGAGTACGATTGAGTCTGACCGCACTGCCCAAGCTGTGGGTCGCGTGGTGGGTTCGCTGTGCGTGGTGTCGGCGCGACGGGGTGACGTGCATAGCGCCATGTTGGCGAGTTGGGTTTCGCAAGCGACGTTTAGCCCGCCAGGGTTAACTATTGCAGTGGCAAAGGATCGGGCGATTGAATCATTAATGCACAAGGGCGATCGCTTTGTCTTAAATATTCTCCCGGAAGGGATGTTGATGTGGAAGCAATTTGTCAAAAATTACGCCCCCGGTGAAGATCGATTTACGGGGATGCAAACCACAGAAGCGAAAAATGGCTGTCAAATTCTCACCGAGTCGCTAGCCTATCTAGAATGCGCGGTACAAGACCGGATGGAGTGCGGCGACCACTGGTTAGTGTATGCTGCGGTAGAGGATGGCAAGGTGATTAATGAAGGGGTAACGGCTGTCCACAAGCGCAAGTCTGGAAGCCATTATTAG
- a CDS encoding diflavin flavoprotein translates to MVALADQQQKRLTISVAEIATETTAIRSLDWDRDRFDIEFGLQNGTTYNSYIIRGEKTALVDTSHAKFQKLYFDTLTGLIDPQTIDYLIISHTEPDHSGLVKDFLELAPQAVVVAAKVAIQFLENLVHRPFERLQVKNGDRLDLGNGHILEFVSAPNLHWPDTIFTYDAKTQTLFTCDAFGMHYCSDSTYDEDLAAIEPDYRFYYECLMAPNARSVLSAMKRMDALGDITTIATGHGPLLRHNLGELTRRYRTWSQEQAKSETTATVFYISGYGYSDRLSQAIARGVSKTGVNVEMVDLRSADPQEVREMVEMSDGLVIGAPPLSGAVGTQAETAISTILAAANSKQSVGLFESGGGDDLSIYPLRNKFKELGLKEAFPAILVKETPNNATYQLCDEAGTDLGQWLARDKTIKQMKSLDSDLDKALGRLSGGLYVITARKGEVTGAMLASWVAQASFKPLGISIAVAKDRAIESLMHVGDTFVLNVLAEDNYQALMKHFLKRFPPGADRFADVKTQSANNGSAILTDAVAYVECTVSSRMECSDHWIVYASVESGRVSDPDALPAVHHRKVGNHY, encoded by the coding sequence ATGGTAGCGCTCGCCGATCAACAGCAAAAACGACTGACCATCAGCGTTGCAGAGATTGCCACCGAAACGACCGCGATTCGTTCGCTCGATTGGGATCGCGATCGCTTTGATATTGAATTTGGTCTGCAAAACGGGACGACATATAACTCCTACATTATTCGCGGCGAGAAAACTGCTTTAGTTGATACCTCTCACGCGAAATTTCAAAAGCTTTATTTCGACACATTAACCGGACTCATCGATCCCCAGACGATCGATTATCTGATTATTAGTCACACCGAACCCGATCACAGCGGTTTGGTGAAAGATTTCTTGGAACTCGCCCCCCAAGCGGTGGTTGTCGCGGCCAAAGTTGCGATTCAGTTTCTAGAGAATTTGGTGCATCGTCCCTTTGAACGGCTGCAAGTCAAAAATGGCGATCGCTTAGACTTAGGAAACGGTCATATCCTGGAATTTGTCTCCGCCCCTAACCTGCATTGGCCCGATACGATCTTTACCTACGACGCTAAAACCCAAACGCTATTCACCTGCGATGCCTTTGGGATGCATTATTGCTCTGATAGCACCTACGATGAAGACTTAGCGGCGATTGAACCCGATTATCGCTTTTATTACGAATGCCTGATGGCCCCGAATGCGCGTTCGGTGCTTTCTGCCATGAAGCGGATGGACGCCCTAGGCGACATTACCACGATCGCCACTGGACATGGCCCCTTGTTGCGGCATAATTTAGGCGAACTCACCCGACGCTATCGCACTTGGAGTCAGGAACAAGCCAAATCTGAAACAACCGCCACCGTCTTCTATATTTCAGGATACGGGTATAGCGATCGCCTCTCGCAAGCGATCGCGCGTGGAGTCTCCAAAACGGGCGTTAACGTAGAAATGGTAGACCTGCGATCCGCCGATCCGCAAGAAGTCCGAGAAATGGTAGAAATGTCTGATGGACTCGTCATCGGCGCGCCTCCCCTTTCCGGCGCAGTGGGAACCCAAGCCGAAACCGCCATTAGCACAATTCTAGCGGCCGCCAATAGCAAGCAATCTGTCGGTTTATTTGAATCCGGTGGTGGCGATGACCTCTCTATTTATCCCCTGCGAAACAAATTCAAAGAACTGGGATTAAAAGAAGCCTTCCCCGCCATCCTGGTGAAAGAAACCCCCAATAACGCCACCTACCAACTCTGCGACGAAGCCGGAACCGACTTAGGACAATGGCTAGCGCGGGATAAAACCATCAAACAGATGAAATCCCTCGATAGCGACTTAGACAAGGCCCTAGGACGCTTGAGTGGCGGCTTATACGTGATTACGGCCCGCAAAGGCGAAGTCACTGGGGCGATGTTAGCCTCTTGGGTAGCCCAAGCTAGCTTCAAACCCTTGGGAATTTCGATTGCAGTGGCAAAGGATCGGGCCATTGAATCCTTAATGCACGTTGGCGATACTTTTGTCCTCAACGTTCTAGCCGAAGATAACTATCAAGCCTTGATGAAACACTTCCTCAAGCGCTTCCCCCCCGGTGCGGATCGGTTTGCGGATGTCAAAACTCAATCGGCGAATAATGGTAGCGCCATTCTGACTGATGCTGTGGCTTACGTTGAGTGTACCGTGTCGAGCCGGATGGAATGCAGCGATCACTGGATTGTCTACGCCAGTGTAGAAAGCGGTCGAGTTAGCGATCCTGACGCTTTACCCGCCGTTCACCATCGTAAAGTGGGGAATCACTACTAG
- a CDS encoding TenA family protein — protein sequence MSVSEILWQAHHDIAQACLQHPFVRAIANGTLPKSIFAHYVGQDAFFLESFARAYSIAAAKAPDWEAFTTFHALAAGVLNELKLHRTYAQTWGVHLQTIEPTAATRRYTDFLLATSWSSQSSLTAVAMSPCMRLYAFLGQELSKIANPESAYIDWITTYSSAEFEHLARQLENLVNRYLMEPHSTVHSTYRYALLCERDFFESAWRFEEQTAKFSG from the coding sequence ATGAGTGTTTCTGAGATTTTGTGGCAAGCCCATCACGACATCGCGCAAGCCTGTTTGCAGCATCCGTTCGTGAGGGCGATCGCCAACGGGACGCTTCCCAAATCAATCTTTGCCCATTATGTGGGTCAGGATGCATTCTTCCTAGAATCCTTTGCGCGTGCCTATAGCATTGCTGCGGCCAAAGCTCCCGACTGGGAAGCCTTTACCACCTTTCACGCCCTCGCCGCAGGCGTTTTAAACGAACTCAAGTTGCATCGTACCTACGCTCAAACGTGGGGAGTTCATCTACAAACCATCGAACCCACTGCCGCAACGCGGCGCTACACCGACTTTCTTTTAGCGACGAGTTGGAGTAGCCAGAGTAGTCTCACCGCAGTTGCCATGTCCCCTTGTATGCGACTCTACGCCTTTTTAGGGCAAGAATTATCGAAAATTGCTAACCCAGAAAGTGCTTATATCGATTGGATTACAACCTATAGCAGTGCTGAATTTGAACACCTCGCCCGACAGCTTGAGAACTTAGTGAATCGCTATCTCATGGAACCCCATTCCACCGTTCATTCAACCTATCGTTATGCCCTATTGTGCGAACGAGATTTCTTTGAATCTGCTTGGAGATTTGAAGAGCAAACGGCAAAATTTTCCGGATAA
- the mrdA gene encoding penicillin-binding protein 2, whose amino-acid sequence MANGLFFQTDTRPSEQPGIRFHRTLAVMLLISSVFIGYGYRLAQLQLVQGRYHRYRAELNRIRQIPVASERGNILDRKGRVLAANRLSRSVYLWPREQTPEQWQDSIPRLAALLNLPATEILEKLEQSGYRSALPIRIRRDLKSEEFVALEESMPMLPGVEVRAESNRDYPHGSLASHVLGYIGEATLDELKAKPEYPMGMVVGKMGIERFVNDQLEGVWGGRLVEVDALGQELRELGLRPSKAGSAVQLTLDLDLQKAAERALGNRRGAVVVLDVKTGGVLAMASGPTFDPNVFTRRVTDSEWEYLQSQENPFLNRALQGYPPGSTFKIVTSAAGMESGKFSPNSTLMTSAYITVGGIQFNEHSGSYGVIGFREALAYSSNTFFYQVGMQAGVSQVSKWAKNLGIGKTTDLSLLGLEGGNYGMVPTEEEKLVLFGEPWYAGDTVSMSIGQGLVLASPLELAVMTASIANGGMRVKPHLLASQTNTPATKPEPTGAAPETIKAIQSGLVAVVQQGTARRLNDGSIPLTAGKTGTSEVVGQPSHALYVAYGPAVNPEIAIAVVVENGGFGGVNAVPVAQEIFNTFFKK is encoded by the coding sequence ATGGCTAACGGACTTTTCTTTCAAACTGACACCCGCCCCTCCGAACAACCCGGCATCCGCTTTCACCGCACCTTAGCCGTTATGCTCCTGATTAGCAGCGTGTTTATCGGCTATGGCTATCGCCTCGCACAACTCCAGCTTGTCCAAGGTCGATATCACCGCTACCGGGCCGAACTCAACCGCATACGTCAAATTCCAGTCGCATCCGAACGCGGTAATATCCTCGACCGCAAAGGACGCGTGCTAGCGGCCAACCGCCTCTCTCGTTCCGTCTATCTGTGGCCGCGAGAACAAACCCCAGAGCAATGGCAAGACTCCATTCCCCGGCTAGCGGCGCTGCTCAATTTGCCCGCAACAGAAATTCTCGAAAAATTAGAGCAAAGCGGCTATAGGTCTGCTTTACCCATCCGCATTCGCCGCGACTTAAAATCCGAAGAATTCGTCGCCCTCGAAGAATCGATGCCCATGTTACCAGGGGTCGAAGTCCGCGCCGAATCCAATCGCGACTATCCCCACGGCTCCCTTGCCAGTCACGTTCTCGGCTATATTGGCGAGGCAACCCTCGACGAACTGAAAGCCAAACCCGAATATCCGATGGGAATGGTTGTCGGCAAAATGGGGATCGAACGCTTCGTGAACGACCAACTTGAAGGCGTTTGGGGCGGGCGACTGGTGGAAGTGGATGCCCTCGGCCAAGAATTGCGCGAGTTGGGGTTGCGTCCTTCTAAGGCAGGTTCGGCGGTGCAACTAACGCTGGATTTAGACTTACAAAAAGCAGCAGAACGGGCATTAGGCAACCGTCGCGGCGCGGTGGTGGTGCTAGATGTCAAAACAGGAGGGGTGCTGGCAATGGCTAGCGGGCCGACCTTTGACCCCAATGTATTTACCCGACGGGTAACAGATTCAGAATGGGAATATCTGCAAAGTCAGGAAAATCCCTTTTTGAACCGGGCGCTGCAAGGATATCCCCCCGGAAGTACGTTTAAAATTGTCACCTCAGCGGCGGGGATGGAGTCGGGTAAGTTTTCCCCTAATTCAACCTTAATGACTTCTGCTTACATTACGGTGGGTGGCATTCAGTTTAACGAACACAGTGGCAGTTATGGGGTGATTGGCTTCCGAGAAGCGCTGGCCTACAGTAGCAATACTTTCTTCTATCAAGTGGGGATGCAGGCGGGTGTTTCCCAGGTGTCGAAATGGGCAAAAAACCTGGGAATTGGCAAAACTACGGATTTATCCTTGCTGGGACTTGAAGGCGGTAACTATGGGATGGTGCCTACCGAGGAGGAAAAGTTAGTGCTGTTTGGCGAACCCTGGTATGCGGGGGATACGGTGAGTATGTCCATTGGTCAGGGGTTGGTGTTGGCGTCCCCGCTAGAGTTGGCGGTGATGACGGCAAGTATTGCTAATGGGGGAATGCGGGTGAAACCGCACTTATTGGCGTCGCAAACCAATACGCCAGCGACGAAGCCAGAACCCACGGGGGCTGCTCCCGAAACGATTAAGGCGATTCAGTCGGGTTTGGTTGCAGTGGTACAGCAGGGAACGGCCCGCCGGTTAAATGATGGTTCGATCCCGCTAACTGCGGGTAAGACAGGGACTTCGGAGGTGGTGGGACAGCCTTCCCACGCGCTGTATGTCGCCTATGGGCCGGCAGTCAATCCTGAAATTGCGATCGCAGTTGTGGTGGAAAATGGCGGCTTTGGCGGGGTGAATGCGGTTCCTGTCGCCCAGGAGATTTTTAATACCTTCTTTAAAAAGTAG